A single region of the Methylocystis echinoides genome encodes:
- a CDS encoding TonB-dependent receptor: MTRYFLLRGVSAGALTFAMLSPALATHNLPTIDVGGQRRAAHHGTTSHAAGPVVAQPAAPAPGPAVVTSPAPSPVVSRWSPTLPDGKPAFVEKWQLPNTVASITRQQIERKINILDSEDAVRYMPSLFVRKRNVGDTQAVLQTRTWGIGSSARSLVYADDLLLTALIANDNNVGAPRWGLVAPEEIERVDMLYGPFSAQYPGNSVGGVLKITTRMPEKLEVSVKDTVAIQDFHLWGTNKSLVNNVTSMFVGNRYGDFSYTISGNWQRGSQQPLTYTTTPVVVPGSYIMSNLYGTTYANVLGSGGNLNNDQVNAKLKLAYDFTNTIRGTYTFGFWSNDGTSYPENYLVQGGGAYWGGLVPVVNRGRVSYNPYLTTAALQNFGAAYYRVQERIMVNAAAVKSNSGGPFDFEVSASNFTYLDSDQVAPWSAAVPYGGFTLNGRDSVFKGTYWTLFDAKGIARPAEGPLVNHDISFGVHGDQYHLNNPVWVTSNWAAGMAANTGVATSIAQGTTRTQALWAQDAIKLRDDLKFTAGIRGEVWQASNGYNQSANLNTLGTGLTGAPSTWLPIYQPNQYSTRFSPKGALEYFYDKNWTARASIGMANRFPTVSELYNLATVSSSGTVTNPNPNLRPENAISSELAIERKIGGNGTARVSFFDEQMRDAMIRQVTLIPATALSTTAWTNVQRIRNSGIEVAIQREDVGFKGLEVQASATWLNSRIIANPTWIPSAANAEVPWATSVAGKNVPNVPNWRGTLALTYRPDDRWAFTLAGRYQSKLWRTMANNDVAYGIYQAFDPFFVVDTKINYKWNDRFSFDFGIDNIGNYRYMLFHPFPQRTFFFAAKYEYGRDKKGAPGIFVTGDEGGLPDVSTWFQPVAFNWN; this comes from the coding sequence ATGACTCGCTATTTCTTGTTGCGCGGCGTTTCGGCCGGCGCGTTGACCTTCGCCATGCTGTCGCCCGCTCTGGCGACGCATAATCTGCCCACGATCGACGTCGGCGGGCAGCGCCGCGCCGCGCATCACGGGACGACGTCCCACGCCGCCGGGCCGGTCGTCGCCCAACCCGCCGCGCCGGCGCCGGGTCCGGCCGTGGTGACATCGCCGGCCCCCTCGCCGGTGGTCTCGCGCTGGTCGCCGACCCTGCCCGACGGCAAGCCGGCCTTCGTCGAGAAGTGGCAATTGCCGAACACGGTGGCGAGCATCACGCGCCAGCAGATCGAGCGAAAGATCAATATCCTCGATTCCGAAGACGCCGTGCGCTACATGCCCAGCCTCTTCGTGCGCAAGCGCAATGTCGGCGACACGCAGGCGGTTCTCCAGACCCGCACCTGGGGCATCGGCTCCTCGGCCCGCAGTCTGGTCTATGCCGACGACCTTCTGCTCACCGCGCTCATCGCCAACGACAACAACGTCGGCGCCCCGCGCTGGGGTCTCGTCGCGCCCGAGGAAATCGAGCGCGTCGACATGCTGTACGGGCCGTTCTCGGCGCAATATCCCGGCAACTCCGTCGGCGGCGTGCTGAAGATCACGACGCGCATGCCCGAGAAGCTGGAGGTCTCCGTCAAGGACACCGTCGCCATCCAGGACTTCCATCTCTGGGGAACGAACAAGAGCCTCGTCAATAACGTGACCAGCATGTTCGTCGGCAACCGGTACGGCGATTTCTCCTACACGATTTCCGGCAACTGGCAGCGCGGCTCGCAGCAGCCGCTGACCTATACGACGACGCCGGTGGTGGTTCCCGGCTCCTACATCATGAGCAATCTCTACGGGACCACCTACGCCAATGTTCTCGGCTCCGGCGGCAATCTGAACAACGACCAGGTGAACGCGAAACTGAAACTCGCCTATGATTTCACCAACACCATCCGCGGCACCTACACCTTCGGCTTCTGGTCGAATGACGGCACCTCCTATCCCGAGAATTACCTTGTTCAGGGTGGCGGCGCCTACTGGGGCGGCCTGGTTCCGGTCGTCAACAGAGGCAGGGTGTCCTACAATCCCTATCTGACCACGGCGGCCCTGCAGAATTTCGGCGCCGCCTACTACCGTGTTCAGGAACGGATCATGGTCAACGCCGCGGCGGTCAAATCGAACAGCGGCGGCCCCTTCGACTTCGAGGTCTCGGCCTCCAATTTCACCTATCTGGACTCCGATCAGGTCGCGCCCTGGTCGGCGGCGGTTCCGTATGGCGGCTTCACGCTCAACGGACGCGACTCTGTGTTCAAGGGCACTTACTGGACTCTCTTCGACGCCAAGGGCATCGCGCGTCCGGCGGAAGGGCCGCTGGTCAATCACGACATCAGCTTCGGCGTGCACGGGGATCAGTACCACCTCAACAACCCCGTCTGGGTGACCAGCAATTGGGCCGCCGGGATGGCCGCGAACACGGGCGTCGCCACCTCCATCGCTCAGGGCACCACGCGGACGCAGGCGCTCTGGGCGCAGGACGCCATCAAGCTGCGCGACGATCTGAAATTCACCGCGGGTATTCGCGGCGAAGTCTGGCAGGCGTCGAACGGCTACAATCAGTCGGCGAATCTCAATACGCTGGGCACGGGCCTGACCGGCGCGCCGAGCACCTGGCTGCCGATCTATCAGCCCAACCAATACAGCACGCGCTTCTCGCCGAAGGGCGCGCTCGAATATTTCTATGACAAGAACTGGACGGCGCGGGCCTCGATCGGCATGGCCAACCGCTTCCCGACCGTCAGCGAGCTTTACAATCTCGCGACCGTGAGCAGCAGCGGCACGGTGACGAACCCGAATCCGAACCTGCGCCCCGAGAACGCCATCAGTTCCGAACTGGCGATCGAGCGCAAGATTGGCGGGAATGGAACGGCGCGCGTCTCCTTCTTCGACGAGCAGATGCGCGACGCGATGATCCGGCAGGTGACCCTTATTCCCGCAACCGCCCTCAGCACCACGGCATGGACCAATGTGCAGCGCATCCGCAACAGCGGCATTGAAGTGGCGATCCAGAGGGAAGACGTCGGCTTCAAGGGGCTCGAGGTGCAGGCCAGCGCGACCTGGCTCAACTCCCGCATCATCGCCAATCCGACCTGGATTCCGAGCGCGGCCAACGCCGAAGTTCCCTGGGCGACGTCTGTCGCGGGCAAGAATGTGCCGAATGTGCCGAACTGGCGCGGCACGCTGGCGCTGACCTATCGGCCGGACGATCGCTGGGCCTTCACGCTCGCGGGCCGCTATCAGAGCAAGCTGTGGCGCACCATGGCGAACAATGACGTCGCCTACGGAATCTACCAGGCCTTCGACCCCTTCTTTGTCGTCGACACGAAGATCAACTACAAGTGGAACGACCGGTTCTCCTTCGACTTCGGCATCGATAACATCGGCAACTACAGATACATGCTGTTCCATCCCTTCCCGCAGCGCACATTCTTCTTCGCGGCGAAATATGAATATGGGCGGGACAAGAAGGGCGCGCCGGGCATCTTCGTCACGGGCGACGAAGGCGGCCTGCCGGACGTCTCGACCTGGTTCCAGCCAGTGGCCTTCAACTGGAATTGA
- a CDS encoding DUF2946 family protein, with amino-acid sequence MSHSRDIIRAVRAALAIVVACALMFSVSAAGAAAASETDFVIKNNDSASVGLFACFKRHMTQRADAASADKAQDGQKNAKHHCPCCLAAHQSAAVLPDRATPPELLRAAPSALYQRAFMAREPEGVRSRAAHGARAPPFAI; translated from the coding sequence ATGTCACACTCGCGCGACATCATCCGAGCAGTGCGCGCCGCCCTCGCGATTGTGGTGGCGTGCGCGCTGATGTTCAGCGTCTCCGCTGCGGGCGCCGCGGCTGCGAGCGAGACAGATTTCGTCATCAAAAACAATGACTCGGCGAGCGTCGGACTATTCGCCTGCTTCAAGCGGCACATGACGCAGCGCGCCGACGCGGCCAGCGCGGACAAGGCGCAGGACGGGCAGAAAAACGCGAAGCACCATTGTCCCTGCTGCCTCGCGGCGCATCAATCGGCGGCTGTCCTGCCCGACCGCGCCACGCCGCCCGAGTTGCTGCGCGCCGCGCCATCGGCGCTTTATCAACGCGCTTTCATGGCCCGCGAGCCGGAAGGCGTCCGATCACGGGCCGCCCATGGGGCCCGCGCGCCACCTTTCGCAATTTAG
- a CDS encoding MotA/TolQ/ExbB proton channel family protein, whose product MDHTSLSPLAMFLNAGPVGKVVMASLLLASIWTWVLIIEATVAVVRIGKAAREARAGRPIGILEPIADAGREANALDIIDETVGDKRERVAENMSRAAREFLTKAEGGLPNLAVISSVAPFVGLFGTVWGIMTSFAGIAASQDTSLAVVAPGIAEALAATAYGLAAAIPASVGYNRIGASFSRAGQQVAHYIEDEALRMTSAGAAARRQQKEAA is encoded by the coding sequence ATGGATCATACGTCGCTTTCCCCTCTCGCCATGTTCCTCAACGCCGGTCCGGTCGGCAAGGTCGTCATGGCGTCGCTGCTCCTGGCCTCCATCTGGACCTGGGTGCTGATCATCGAAGCGACGGTCGCCGTCGTGCGCATCGGCAAGGCGGCGCGTGAAGCGCGCGCGGGCCGCCCCATCGGCATTCTCGAGCCGATCGCGGACGCCGGCCGTGAAGCCAATGCGCTCGACATCATCGACGAGACGGTTGGCGACAAGCGCGAGCGCGTCGCCGAGAACATGAGCCGCGCGGCGCGCGAATTCCTCACCAAGGCGGAAGGCGGGCTCCCCAATCTGGCGGTGATTTCGTCGGTCGCGCCTTTCGTCGGCCTGTTCGGCACGGTGTGGGGCATCATGACCAGCTTCGCCGGCATCGCCGCGTCGCAGGATACGAGCCTCGCCGTCGTCGCGCCGGGCATCGCCGAGGCGCTCGCCGCCACGGCCTATGGCCTCGCCGCCGCCATTCCGGCCTCGGTTGGCTATAACCGCATCGGCGCCTCCTTCTCCCGCGCCGGCCAGCAGGTCGCTCATTACATCGAGGACGAGGCCCTGCGCATGACCAGCGCCGGCGCCGCGGCCCGTCGCCAGCAGAAGGAGGCCGCATAA
- a CDS encoding ExbD/TolR family protein, protein MGLPTRFKNNNDLYQPLADINVTPLVDVMLVLLIIFMVTAPLLAKGVKVNLPQASAAQPINQKDPIVVTVGKDGKVSLGADPVSDAALIDGIRAMMGDDHTRVVHVRGDTEAVYGEVVAVMDKLATNGITHIAIMTNSRSKTGGAAKAPVPATAVPAGGTK, encoded by the coding sequence ATGGGCCTCCCGACGCGCTTCAAGAACAACAACGACCTCTACCAGCCGCTTGCCGACATCAACGTCACGCCGCTCGTCGACGTGATGCTGGTGCTGCTCATCATCTTCATGGTGACGGCGCCGCTGCTCGCCAAGGGCGTGAAGGTTAATCTGCCGCAGGCCAGCGCGGCGCAGCCGATCAACCAGAAAGACCCGATCGTCGTCACCGTCGGCAAGGACGGCAAGGTGTCGCTGGGCGCCGATCCGGTCTCCGACGCGGCGCTGATCGACGGCATCCGCGCCATGATGGGCGACGATCATACCCGCGTCGTGCATGTGCGCGGCGATACGGAAGCCGTCTATGGCGAAGTGGTCGCCGTGATGGACAAGCTCGCGACCAATGGCATCACCCATATCGCGATCATGACCAACTCGCGCAGCAAGACCGGCGGCGCCGCGAAAGCGCCCGTGCCGGCCACGGCGGTTCCAGCGGGGGGGACGAAATGA
- a CDS encoding energy transducer TonB: MTDFALSPGLADQRGDEPAGPPPVNPPWLRPLAITAIVAAHLAVFGAFLLAPPPKSISLDSLTMDLVQEGDFIEQQEVSAAEDTPPPVAVEQPELALPPPVVMAPDAIPLAMKKEDVEKTERKQEEQKQVERAEQRREAQARRRAGAPEAGGGTGASQASCLAHVAASLRQHTPGSTSLGSGTAHVTFHVNAGGGISGVSASGSTPAHAALARRIVSSSRGPGSCGSAFVSQAFAFH, from the coding sequence ATGACGGATTTCGCGCTGTCACCCGGTCTCGCCGACCAGCGCGGGGATGAGCCGGCGGGACCGCCGCCGGTCAATCCGCCCTGGCTGCGCCCGCTGGCCATCACCGCCATCGTCGCCGCGCATCTCGCCGTCTTCGGAGCCTTCCTGCTCGCCCCGCCGCCCAAGTCGATCTCGCTCGACTCCCTCACCATGGATCTGGTGCAGGAAGGCGACTTCATCGAACAGCAGGAAGTGAGCGCGGCGGAAGACACGCCGCCGCCGGTCGCGGTCGAGCAGCCCGAGCTCGCGCTGCCGCCGCCGGTGGTCATGGCCCCGGACGCCATTCCGCTCGCCATGAAGAAGGAAGACGTCGAAAAGACCGAACGCAAACAGGAAGAGCAGAAGCAGGTCGAGCGCGCCGAACAGCGTCGTGAGGCGCAGGCCCGCCGTCGCGCGGGCGCGCCCGAGGCCGGCGGCGGCACGGGCGCCTCGCAGGCGAGCTGTCTCGCCCATGTCGCGGCCTCGCTACGCCAGCATACGCCTGGCTCAACCAGCCTCGGCTCCGGCACCGCCCATGTGACCTTCCACGTCAATGCGGGCGGCGGCATTTCCGGCGTGTCGGCTTCCGGCTCGACGCCGGCGCATGCGGCCCTGGCCAGACGCATCGTGTCCTCTTCGCGAGGGCCCGGGAGCTGCGGGTCGGCCTTCGTGAGCCAGGCTTTCGCCTTCCACTAA
- a CDS encoding energy transducer TonB, with the protein MNVLTCGRVALACALAFAAPASAQAPKPPAPAPTPPQAAQSAQSAPQPVTPAATPAATPKPAAPPPAATVPAAPPAALSESKYLSLLYSEIARHTPEDSPAGPGEVTASFIVGPAGKIVKVTIDKTTSPAHAEIVKKILSEVVTPPPPGGSMDIGQTFKFY; encoded by the coding sequence ATGAACGTCCTCACCTGCGGGCGCGTCGCGCTCGCATGCGCGCTCGCCTTCGCCGCCCCGGCCTCGGCGCAGGCGCCAAAGCCGCCAGCGCCCGCGCCCACGCCTCCACAGGCTGCACAGTCTGCACAGTCTGCGCCGCAACCCGTCACGCCTGCCGCCACGCCTGCCGCAACGCCGAAACCGGCCGCTCCGCCGCCCGCCGCGACCGTCCCGGCCGCGCCGCCCGCCGCCCTGTCGGAAAGCAAATATCTGAGCCTGCTCTACTCGGAGATTGCGAGGCATACGCCGGAGGACAGCCCGGCGGGCCCCGGCGAGGTGACGGCGAGCTTCATCGTCGGCCCGGCCGGCAAGATCGTGAAAGTGACGATCGACAAGACCACGAGCCCGGCGCACGCCGAGATTGTGAAGAAGATTCTCTCCGAGGTCGTCACGCCGCCGCCGCCCGGCGGCTCGATGGACATCGGCCAGACCTTCAAATTCTACTGA
- a CDS encoding sialidase family protein → MNALRHSFRLLLALGAPLALGAPMALGALLGAPAAMAEEHAPASATAPATPPAAPAAASHHAAPACSEPKPACAMTVNPAFDSKGALWVAFAVGKTVYVASSTDGGKSFSAPATIATIADGVIDSHGDARPKIVPLADGALLASYTTRPDKQMIGTIFTARSTDGGKSFSAPQALLNEGGQRFETFVVTPKGRIYAGWLDKTNMLKAKAEGKEFEGSGVAFGWSDDHGQTFQGKKILLDHACECCRMSSALDKDGQPVFVWRQVFEGNIRDHYAAKLSADGATLTGGRVSDDNWAINSCPHHGPGMTIDANGVWHVVWFTKGKNRQGLFYAQSRDGGKSFSNPEKFGDDAKAPGHPVAIATKGRLYRVWKEFDGTTTSIASQTSRDGGKSWSAPRVIAETADASDHPELVANKNAAYLSWVTHKEGYRLIPLPRDDKSASVK, encoded by the coding sequence ATGAACGCGTTACGTCATTCGTTCCGTCTGTTGCTCGCTCTTGGCGCGCCACTGGCTCTTGGCGCACCAATGGCTCTTGGCGCGCTGCTCGGCGCGCCCGCCGCCATGGCGGAAGAACATGCGCCTGCGTCCGCGACGGCGCCCGCGACGCCGCCCGCTGCCCCTGCCGCCGCGAGTCACCACGCCGCCCCGGCCTGTAGCGAGCCGAAGCCCGCCTGCGCCATGACGGTCAATCCGGCCTTCGACAGCAAGGGCGCGCTCTGGGTCGCCTTTGCGGTCGGCAAGACGGTCTATGTCGCCAGCTCCACGGACGGCGGCAAGAGCTTTTCCGCGCCGGCGACCATCGCGACCATTGCCGACGGCGTCATCGACTCGCATGGCGACGCGCGGCCGAAGATCGTCCCGCTCGCCGACGGCGCGCTGCTGGCGAGTTACACGACGCGCCCCGACAAGCAGATGATCGGCACGATCTTCACGGCGCGCTCGACCGACGGCGGCAAGAGTTTTTCGGCCCCTCAGGCGCTGTTGAACGAAGGCGGCCAGCGCTTCGAGACCTTCGTCGTCACGCCGAAAGGCCGCATCTACGCCGGCTGGCTCGACAAGACCAACATGCTGAAAGCCAAGGCCGAGGGCAAAGAGTTCGAGGGCAGCGGCGTCGCCTTCGGCTGGTCTGACGATCACGGCCAGACCTTCCAGGGCAAGAAGATCCTGCTCGATCACGCCTGCGAATGCTGCCGCATGTCGTCGGCGCTCGACAAGGACGGCCAGCCGGTCTTCGTCTGGCGTCAGGTGTTCGAGGGCAATATCCGCGACCATTACGCGGCGAAGCTCTCCGCCGATGGCGCGACGCTCACGGGCGGCCGCGTCAGCGACGACAATTGGGCGATCAACTCCTGCCCGCATCACGGGCCGGGCATGACCATCGACGCCAATGGCGTCTGGCACGTCGTCTGGTTCACCAAGGGCAAGAACCGGCAGGGCCTGTTTTACGCGCAGAGCCGCGACGGCGGCAAAAGCTTCTCGAACCCGGAGAAGTTCGGCGACGACGCGAAGGCGCCGGGCCATCCCGTCGCCATCGCGACGAAGGGCCGGCTCTATCGCGTCTGGAAGGAGTTCGACGGAACGACAACCAGCATCGCCTCGCAGACGTCGCGCGACGGCGGCAAGAGCTGGAGCGCGCCGCGCGTGATCGCCGAGACCGCCGACGCGTCGGATCATCCCGAACTCGTGGCGAACAAGAATGCGGCGTACCTTTCCTGGGTCACCCATAAGGAAGGCTACCGGCTGATCCCGCTGCCGCGCGACGACAAGAGCGCCTCGGTGAAATGA
- a CDS encoding TlpA family protein disulfide reductase, which translates to MSGFRSMLMTALACACLAAGPAAALDFKPYGRGDFAKIVKAHAGRPLIIHFWSVTCPPCIVELPQWAKLLDAQKGVDIVFVNTDGDEDRPRADARAEKAGLGKAAHYGFADDFVEKLYFEADKGWRGELPFTALVAPDGAVTTVTGAVDDPLVVKWLAKTAGK; encoded by the coding sequence ATGTCGGGTTTTCGCTCCATGCTGATGACGGCCCTCGCCTGCGCCTGCCTTGCGGCGGGCCCGGCGGCGGCGCTGGACTTCAAGCCTTACGGCCGCGGCGACTTTGCGAAGATCGTGAAGGCGCATGCGGGCCGGCCGCTCATCATCCATTTCTGGTCGGTGACCTGCCCGCCCTGCATTGTCGAACTGCCGCAATGGGCCAAACTGCTCGACGCGCAGAAGGGCGTCGACATCGTCTTCGTGAATACGGACGGCGATGAAGACCGCCCGCGGGCGGATGCGCGCGCGGAAAAGGCCGGGCTCGGCAAAGCCGCGCATTACGGCTTCGCGGATGATTTCGTCGAGAAGCTTTATTTCGAGGCGGACAAAGGCTGGCGCGGCGAATTGCCCTTCACCGCGCTCGTCGCGCCCGATGGCGCGGTGACGACGGTGACCGGCGCGGTGGATGATCCGCTTGTGGTGAAATGGCTCGCGAAGACGGCGGGGAAATAG
- a CDS encoding cob(I)yrinic acid a,c-diamide adenosyltransferase: MVKLDRIYTRGGDKGATSLATGARRRKDDIRVEAYGDIDETNAAIGVARLAIDARDAALDKMLARIQNDLFDLGAELATPNDPEKPLDPAMRLVILPSQVERLEKEIDELNADLAPLRSFVLPGGTAAAAHLHMARTICRRAERVMVTLMQTEGEELSATALSYVNRLSDFLFVASRYVNREAGDVLWKPGATR; encoded by the coding sequence GTGGTCAAGCTGGACAGGATTTACACGCGGGGCGGCGACAAGGGCGCGACCTCGCTCGCGACCGGCGCGCGCCGCCGCAAGGACGACATTCGCGTCGAGGCCTATGGCGACATCGACGAGACCAACGCCGCCATCGGCGTCGCCCGCCTCGCCATCGACGCGCGCGACGCCGCGCTCGACAAGATGCTGGCGCGCATCCAGAACGATCTCTTCGATCTCGGCGCCGAGCTCGCGACGCCCAACGACCCCGAGAAGCCGCTCGATCCGGCCATGCGCCTCGTGATCCTGCCCTCGCAGGTGGAGCGGCTGGAAAAGGAAATCGACGAACTCAACGCCGATCTGGCGCCTTTGCGTTCCTTCGTGCTGCCCGGCGGCACGGCGGCGGCGGCGCATCTGCACATGGCCCGCACCATCTGCCGCCGCGCCGAGCGCGTGATGGTGACGCTGATGCAGACGGAAGGCGAGGAACTGTCGGCGACGGCGCTTTCTTATGTGAACCGTCTGTCGGACTTCCTGTTCGTCGCCTCGCGTTATGTGAACCGTGAGGCGGGCGACGTGCTTTGGAAGCCCGGCGCGACGCGGTGA
- a CDS encoding twin transmembrane helix small protein: MSNLLVFIAASAVFLVLLAGFFNMFRGGPGAGERSQTLMRWRVGLQFLALAIALTVLYLRGH, from the coding sequence ATGTCCAATTTGCTGGTTTTCATCGCCGCCTCGGCGGTGTTTCTCGTGCTGCTCGCCGGCTTTTTCAACATGTTCCGCGGCGGCCCGGGCGCCGGGGAGCGCTCGCAGACGCTGATGCGCTGGCGCGTGGGCCTGCAATTTCTGGCGCTCGCCATCGCGCTGACGGTGCTCTACTTGCGGGGACATTGA
- a CDS encoding TIGR02302 family protein codes for MLKLPRKPVRKQAPRPEGAETLDAALGRSARAMLLERLLRLGAALTTLALFFLTLSWIGLWGAIPLEARMTGVGLFGFAALFLTLREVLRGLPRRRAAAARLDAEAEGSLKPAASLDDTLANDDPASAALWTVHRRRLLDALARTPVAPPRPRLPERDPYALRAFALVAAVAAAFVAGDEKRARLAAAFDWRVVHRLDATQRLDAWFEPPAYTGRPPIVLAQESGAVEAPVNSTLRLRPNDVAVSTDGALAATTGEGKERAYTLAGPARLDLPDGRSFEVTALPDLAPRIALAEPPQNNARGTMTLSYRLEDDYGVVSAEAIFERKEAGRRALYAPPRLPLDLPAGAGGLGDGRATLDLADSPYGGAKVIMRLAARDAAGNEGASTPVDVTLPQRLFVKPLARALAEQRRILALNPDAQANVRTALEALSLAPEAFETPSAIHLGLRAARRGLEGKRSDDELRGVADMLWAMALKLEDGDASEAERDLRAAEKALREALARGDSEEEIAARTQELRAALDKFLEQVGARPSPPGEERQSAEDSDNVTADDLQSMLDEIEQAAKSGDTAQAQKLLDELQDIMENAQTGDAGGQQSAARKARQREMQRALGEIDQLARDEQQLRDETFKGLQSPFEDDPRKQRGKGGKAQQRGEPQDEEEPRQDAEAGAQQQRQQALREKLERQQDALKGEAGEAGEELDEARKAMKEAESALGPGGEGRGKAVESQGRAVESLRKGADKLARQMRGEGQQGAEGEEGQNGKGKGKRTRHGKGRDPLGRSSGGEASTRGKYDPLGLPPAQRAHRVQEELRRRLGQPERPVEELDYLQRLLTR; via the coding sequence ATGCTGAAACTTCCCAGGAAACCGGTCAGAAAGCAGGCCCCCCGGCCGGAGGGCGCCGAGACGCTCGACGCGGCGCTGGGTCGCTCGGCGCGGGCCATGCTCCTCGAACGCCTGCTCCGCCTCGGCGCGGCGCTGACGACGCTCGCCCTGTTCTTCCTCACCCTGTCATGGATCGGCCTGTGGGGCGCGATCCCGCTTGAAGCGCGCATGACGGGCGTCGGGCTGTTCGGCTTCGCGGCGCTGTTCCTGACGCTGCGCGAGGTCCTGCGCGGCCTGCCGCGCCGAAGGGCCGCCGCCGCCCGTCTCGACGCGGAGGCGGAAGGGTCGCTCAAACCCGCCGCCTCGCTCGACGACACGCTGGCCAATGACGATCCCGCCAGCGCGGCGCTGTGGACGGTGCATCGCAGGCGCCTCCTCGACGCCCTCGCCCGCACCCCGGTCGCGCCGCCGCGTCCGCGCCTGCCGGAGCGCGACCCCTATGCGCTGCGCGCCTTCGCGCTGGTCGCGGCGGTGGCCGCCGCCTTCGTCGCGGGCGACGAGAAGCGCGCCCGGCTTGCCGCCGCCTTCGACTGGCGCGTCGTGCATCGGCTGGACGCGACGCAGCGCCTCGACGCCTGGTTCGAGCCGCCCGCCTATACCGGCCGCCCGCCCATCGTGCTGGCGCAGGAGAGCGGCGCCGTCGAGGCGCCGGTGAATTCGACGCTGCGCCTGCGGCCCAATGACGTGGCCGTCTCGACCGACGGCGCGCTGGCGGCGACGACGGGCGAGGGCAAGGAGCGCGCCTATACGCTCGCAGGGCCCGCGCGGCTGGATTTGCCCGACGGCCGCAGCTTCGAGGTGACCGCGCTCCCCGACCTTGCGCCGCGCATCGCGCTCGCCGAGCCGCCGCAAAACAATGCGCGCGGCACCATGACCCTCTCCTATCGGCTCGAGGACGATTACGGCGTCGTGAGCGCGGAGGCGATCTTCGAGCGCAAGGAGGCCGGACGCCGCGCGCTCTACGCGCCGCCGCGCCTGCCGCTCGATCTGCCGGCCGGCGCCGGCGGGCTCGGCGACGGCCGCGCGACGCTCGATCTCGCCGACAGCCCCTACGGCGGCGCAAAGGTCATCATGCGCCTGGCCGCCCGGGACGCCGCCGGCAATGAGGGCGCGTCGACGCCTGTGGACGTGACGCTGCCGCAGCGCCTCTTCGTCAAGCCGCTCGCTCGCGCGCTCGCCGAACAGCGGCGCATTCTGGCGCTCAATCCCGACGCGCAGGCCAATGTGCGCACGGCGCTGGAGGCGCTCTCCCTTGCGCCAGAGGCGTTCGAGACGCCTTCCGCCATTCATCTCGGCCTGCGCGCGGCGCGGCGCGGTCTCGAGGGCAAGCGCAGCGACGACGAGTTGCGCGGCGTCGCCGACATGCTGTGGGCGATGGCGCTCAAACTCGAGGACGGCGACGCCAGCGAGGCCGAGCGCGATCTGCGCGCGGCGGAAAAGGCGCTGCGCGAGGCCCTGGCGCGCGGCGACAGCGAAGAGGAAATCGCCGCGCGCACGCAGGAACTGCGCGCCGCGCTCGACAAATTCCTGGAGCAGGTCGGCGCGCGGCCGAGCCCGCCCGGCGAAGAGCGGCAAAGCGCCGAGGACTCCGACAACGTCACCGCCGACGATCTGCAATCCATGCTCGACGAGATCGAGCAGGCGGCGAAATCCGGCGATACGGCACAGGCGCAAAAGCTCCTCGACGAATTGCAGGACATCATGGAGAACGCCCAGACCGGCGACGCCGGCGGCCAGCAGAGCGCCGCGCGCAAGGCCCGCCAGCGCGAGATGCAGCGCGCGCTCGGCGAGATCGACCAGCTCGCCCGCGACGAGCAGCAATTGCGCGACGAGACCTTCAAGGGCCTGCAATCGCCCTTCGAGGATGATCCCCGCAAGCAGCGCGGCAAAGGCGGCAAGGCGCAACAGCGTGGCGAGCCGCAGGACGAGGAGGAGCCCCGCCAGGACGCCGAGGCCGGCGCCCAGCAGCAGCGCCAGCAGGCTTTGCGCGAAAAGCTCGAACGTCAGCAGGATGCGTTGAAGGGCGAGGCGGGAGAGGCCGGCGAGGAGCTCGACGAGGCCCGCAAGGCGATGAAGGAGGCCGAATCCGCGCTCGGCCCCGGCGGCGAGGGACGCGGCAAGGCGGTGGAATCGCAGGGCCGCGCCGTGGAGTCGCTGCGCAAGGGCGCCGACAAGCTCGCCAGGCAGATGCGCGGCGAGGGCCAGCAGGGCGCCGAGGGCGAGGAAGGACAAAACGGCAAAGGCAAGGGCAAGCGCACGCGCCACGGCAAGGGCCGCGATCCGCTTGGCCGCTCCTCCGGCGGCGAGGCGTCGACGCGCGGCAAATATGATCCGCTCGGCCTGCCGCCGGCGCAGCGCGCCCATCGCGTGCAGGAGGAGCTGCGCCGCCGTCTGGGCCAGCCCGAGCGCCCCGTCGAGGAACTCGACTATCTGCAACGGCTGCTGACCCGATAA